From Jiangella mangrovi:
GGGTTGCGGACCGCCCAGATCCGGGTGATCCGGTCGCCGTCGACCTCGAACGCCATGACCGTCGCGGTGACGCCGTCGACCTGCAGCACCAGGCCGGGCCGGCCGTTCACCGTCCGCTCCAGCGCTCGCAGGCCGGGCAGCGGCGCCGCGACCTCGACGAGGAAGCGGGCGATCGTCTCGGCGCCGTGGACCGGCTCGAGCGCGGCGGGGACCAGCCCGCCGCCGTCGCTGATGGTCGTCGCGCCGGGGTCGAGCAGCCCGACGAGCGCCTGGATGTCCTTCGCCGCCCAGGCGTCCTTGAAGTCGCGGACCAGCTCGGCATGGCGATCGGCCGGGACGGCGGGCGCCTGGGTCGCGTCGATCCGGCGGCGGGCCGACGAGGCCAGCTTGCGGCAGGCGGCCGGCGTCCGCCCGACGATCTCGGCCACCTCGGGGAAGGAGTAGCGGAACACGTCGTGCAGCACGAACGCCACGCGCTCGGCCGGGGTCATGGAGTCGAGGACGACGAGGAAGGCCATGCTGATCGACTCGTCGAGGGTGACGCGGTCGGCCGGGTCGGCGGCCTCGCTGGTCTCGGTCGGCGGCCGGCCGGTGACCCACTCGGCACGGTCAGGCACCGGCTCGGGGATCCACTCGCCGACGTAGCTCTCGCGCCGCGCCCGGGCGGAGCCGAGCTGGTCGAGGCAGATGCGGCCGGCGACGGTGGTCAGCCAGGCGGCGGGGGCGTCGATCGCATCACGCTGCGCCTCCGTCATGGCGTACCAGCGCGCGTAGGTCTCCTGGACGACGTCCTCGGCGTCGGTGAGCGAGCCGAGCAGCCGGTAGGCCACGTTGATCAGCCGGCGCCGCTCGCTCATGATCGCCGTCAGGCTCGGATCGGTCATCGGGCATCTCCTCCCGCACCG
This genomic window contains:
- the sigJ gene encoding RNA polymerase sigma factor SigJ, with product MTDPSLTAIMSERRRLINVAYRLLGSLTDAEDVVQETYARWYAMTEAQRDAIDAPAAWLTTVAGRICLDQLGSARARRESYVGEWIPEPVPDRAEWVTGRPPTETSEAADPADRVTLDESISMAFLVVLDSMTPAERVAFVLHDVFRYSFPEVAEIVGRTPAACRKLASSARRRIDATQAPAVPADRHAELVRDFKDAWAAKDIQALVGLLDPGATTISDGGGLVPAALEPVHGAETIARFLVEVAAPLPGLRALERTVNGRPGLVLQVDGVTATVMAFEVDGDRITRIWAVRNPEKLRSWGADHTRS